AGAACTAAGTCGAGTTCTTTTTCCTCTGCTAGTTGCAGCGCCTCTGGGGGCGTTAAGATGCCCAACTGTGCTCCGTCAGTATCAATGACCCGGATTTTCGGGAAGCGAATTCGTTCGTTAATTTGGGGTAGATCGCGAGTTCTTCTTTTCTCTATCACAGGCGTTAAAAATCAATGGCAACTGTTTGTTAAAAGCCTAGCTTTGCTTCCAGCTTGAGCGATTATTTGACTCAATCAACCAACATTAGTTCCTAGAGTGCTTAGCAGCTCTAAGGCAGAAGTGGTGCTTTCGTCGTTAATCCATACCAAACAGATAGCTTTCTTTGTACTTGCAATTCAAGATAGCACTTTTTTTTGCTATCTAGGGGTGGGGAAATTCCTCTATTTACGAACAATGAAAGCGTGATCCTCCGCGATCGCACTTGTCTTACCAGTACCAATCATAAGTTCACCCCTGAGCCAGAAACAAATCGTTAGAATACAATAGAGATTCTGTAACTCTTTTTATTAAAGGCAAGCGTGATGATCTCCCAGCACTGGCAGCAAAGGGTTGGCAGTCAAAGAGACTGGGTTTGGCGTGGCTGGCAAACTCGCTACACTTACATCCGCCCTGATCAACCTCGTCAAAAGACAACACCGCTGATCTTATTGCACGGCTTTGGCACGTCAATTGGGCACTGGCGACAAAATTTAGCGGTATTGGGTGAGTATCACACTGTTTATGCGCTGGATATGTTGGGGTTTGGCGGTTCTGAGAAAGCGCCAGTTAGCTACAAGGTAGAGCTGTGGGTAGAACAAGTTTATGACTTCTGGCGCACGTTTATCAGGCAACCTGTAGTTCTAGTCGGCAATTCGATTGGCTCACTAGTTTCCTTAGCCGCAGCAGCTAGGCATCCAGATATGGTACAAGGGGTTGTGATGATGAGTCTACCTGACCCATCATTAGAGGCAGAAGCTATTCCTGCGTTTTTGCAACCTGTGGTGGCGGCAGTTAAATGTGTTGTTGCTTCTCCAGCTGTTCTCAAAACCCTATTCCGGCTAGTTCGCAGACCATCGATAGCTCGTCGCTGGGCATCACTTGCCTATGCTAACCCAGCTGCCGTCACCGATGAACTGATAGAAATTTTAATTGGTCCGGCTCAAGACCGGGGTTCTGCCCAAGCGTTTTACGCTACTGTCAAAGCAGTGACTAGCGCCGAATCGGGTCTCAGCGTCAAAACAGTGTTACCAACTCTGGAAATCCCCATCTTGCTGATTTGGGGTCAACAAGACCGGATGGTTCCCCCAGTGTTTGCCCGTCAATTTGCTAATTACAATCCTAATGTGCAGCTATTAACGCTAGAAAATGCAGGTCATTGTCCCCATGATGAATGCCCTGAGCTAGTCAACCCAGCAATTTTGACATGGATTGATAAGTATTTTAACGGTGCTAATGGCTCAGCAGCTGGGTTAGTGCCCATCGTTCAAAAAGTCTGAACTAGTTTCATCCTGCTAGTGCCAAGATTTATAGCGCTGACAAAAAATTCTCTACTGAACCCAGCAGAGAATCGTGAGATCGTCTATAGAGGGAGCTTTTTATCCAATCAGCTAGCCAATTGTGACTTGGTTAGTCTCAACACCAGTTGCGCCTTGAACACCCCGAGCCACAGAAACCATTTTATTCAAAATTTGTTGGTCGGGAACTTTGCCTTTCAACACTACAGTGCTACCTGCCTGAGCGACATAGAGTGTCTCTATATCATCCAGCGTCGGGTCTTGATCAAACGCTAAGGCAACTCGCTTTGCTAGTCCACTTTGGTCATATTCTCCATTTAATCCCATACGCTCTGGAGGAATTGACTGAGTGGCGGTAGAAGGTTGTTGAGCCTGACTAGGGTTTACTTGTGCTGTTTGAGGTTTTTGGATTCCAAAAAGTCTTTTTAACCAACTCATACGACGTTTTTTGTCCTATTGTTTTCATCTAGCCCTATTTAAATCTGATATTTGCAAAGCTACCCTCTACCCACGAAAAGAGATGTAGATAGACCATTAGGTATAGTCAGGCTTTTTAGCCAATCTAGCCAAATCTCACTCTTCACCTCTAATTTTTTCAAGTAATAAAGCGAGAAGACAGGATAAAATATAAGGCTAAACTAGTTAATAATTTGTAGCATTACGCGAGCGTGGATTAAGGCATCCTAGCCTTTGTTGGCAACCATGAAACATACCCTTTCTGTTCTAGTGGAAGATGAAGCGGGAGTTCTCACCCGCATTGCTGGTTTGTTTGCCCGTCGTGGCTTTAATATTGAGAGCCTGGCTGTTGGTGAAGCTGAACAGGGGGGGGTATCCCGGATAACGATGGTTGTCCCTGGCGATGATAGGGTGATTGAACAACTCACCAAGCAACTGTACAAATTAGTTAATGTCCTTAAGGTGCAAGACATCACAGAAATTCCTTGCGTGGAACGAGAGTTGATGTTGCTTAAGGTGAATGCAACTAGCTCGAACCGTGCAGAAATTGTTGAAATTGCTCAAATTTTCCGAGCGCGGGTTGTAGACGTGGCAGAAGACTCTCTTACCTTGGAAGTGGTGGGAGATCCCGGAAAAATGGTTGCGATCGTGCAGGTATTGCAGAAATTTGGGCTGCGCGAAGTTGCTCGTACTGGTAAAATTGCCCTGACCCGCGAGTCAGGCGTAAATACAGAGTTGCTCAAGTCCCAAGAAGCAAAGGTTTAGGTGTTTTAATCATTAATTGATAGCGAGTAACCTTTCTACATGGCTTCAACCTCAGAAAACAAAGAGCAGCAGCATCCTCTTTACAACCGCGATCGCGCCATTGTTGATAGCCTCTTGTCAGCTACACCAACTGACTACAATGTGGCGGAACTGGCTCGGCTACGAATTCGGTATCACGGCTTTCCTGGCGCCAGAGATATACAGACAGACCTGGACAAAGTTATGCAACTATGGGGTTTTACAGAAACCGCTCTGTATGAGAAGACTCGCCAAATTCATGCGGCTGAACCAGTTTATCAAGGTAGAGCTAGGAAGGGTGAAGAAGAGGACTGGAGTTAGCCTAGGTGCTGACAATTTCATTTGACTTTCTGGATAGCTCCGGATATCTTGCAATAGAGCACATCACGTTTATACCCAAGCAGTGAGAGCTATACCCATATTTCATGGCTAAGGCAAGTAAAGGCACAGTCGTAGTAGAAAAATTCAAGCATAGACTAAGACTACGTTGGAGAGTTACTGGAGAGCGCTACTGCCTGTCGTTAGGACTACCTGACACTAAAGAAAGCCGAAAGCTAGCAGAGGTTAAGGCACGGCAAATAGAACTAGACATTATTTCTGGGAACTTTGACAGCACACTGACTAAATACAAGCCACAAAGCTTGGTACAGAGTAGACCAGTCGCAATCGTGAATCTAATTACTTGCGGCGAATTATTCCAACAGTTCATAGACTATAAGGCTAAGTTTCTACATCCTAGAAGTCTAGACAGATATAAAACCACGCTCAAATATTTGCAACAGTTTCATTGCAAAGACACAAGTAGAATTTCATTAGCTGATAAACCTGCTATTCATCTAGAGCAAAGTTGCTCTGAACAATTTAATTTATGGCTAAAGAGCAAGAACGCTGAAAGAGCCCGTAAAGAGCGTTTAATACTCCTAAGTGCCTGTTGGGTTTGGGGCAAAACCCAGGGGATTGTCGAAACTAATCCTTGGCAAGACTTACAAAAACAGGTAAGGGAAGTACCTAAACAACCACCCAAACCATTCACTAAAGATGAAGTTAGAGCAATTTTAGCAGCCTTTAAAACTCATCTACAATACAAACATTATGCAGATTTTGTTGAATTTATGTTCTTAACTGGAGTCCGCACTGCTGAGGCAATCGGTCTACGTTGGCAGCATATTAGCGAGGATTTTGCCAGTGTTTGGATTGGTGAATCTTTAAGTCGTGGTGTTCGCAAATCAACTAAGACTAATAAAGCTCGTTACATTCCTTTGAATGACAAACTCAAGACGTTGCTAAGGGCAAGAGTACCACAAGACTATCAACCAGATGATTTAGTGTTTCCTAGCCCTGACGGATTGCCAATTGATGACCACAATTTTCGTAACCGGGCTTGGGTAAAAATTCTTGAGCAAGCCGGTGTAGAGTATAGGAAACCTTACAATACAAGGCACACTTTTGTCAGTATGTGCTTAGAAGCAGGTATGAACCCCGTTGTTGTTGCCAGCATTACTGGTCATGATGTCCAAACACTTTATCGTAACTATGCTGGTTGTGTGGTATCACGTCCATCTGTACCAGAACTGTTTTAGCCGCTTTAAACCGTGGATTTGGGTATAAGTTGGGTATATAGATTGTAAGACTTTTCGAAGATTCTTTTCTAGCAAGCTTTTTAGGGAATAATTATCCTCAGCGCCACCGAGGGGGTCATATCTTATAGATCTCCTCTGTCCCTTTCCTTGGTTTGCAATTATTACAGATAATGAAAAACACTAAATCAGAAGTTAATTATTGCCTTTTTTGCCCTCATCAATAATCGGATTATCTTGATTAACCTGACTGTCTGTCAAGATTTCATCTGTTGTAGATTCAGTGGGTCTAGAAACAAAAATTATCTCGGTCTTTTTACTATTGTTACCCCACTGATCCAAAACATCTTTAATCAAAATTTCTTGCAGCCAAACTTGACCAACAATGGTTAAAGGTAGTGCCAGCAATAACCCTAAAAAGCCAAAAAAGGTAGCGAAAAACACCTGAGAAAATAATGTTACAGCTGGTAGTAAAGACACCTGACGCACCATAAAGTAAGGCGTTAGTAATTTACTCTCAAGCTGATAAATACCAATATAAAGCGCTAGTACAGCAAAGGATTTCCAAGGATCATCTAACAGGGCGATCGCGATTGGCGGAACCACACTCATAGCAGAACCAATATGGGGAATAAACGTGAGGATTCCTGCCAACGCCGCCTGTGCTAAAACTAACGGTATTCCCAACAGCCAGAGACCAATTCCACTAAGCACTGCGATCGTCGTCATACTAAAGACAATTTCAGTTAACCATCTACTCAGGGCGACTTCAGAGCGAGTTAAAATCTCATCTACCCGCCGACGATAAAAGGAAGGGAACAGTCGGATAAAGGCTTGGCGATACGGCTGCGGCTGGGATAACAGCATCAACGTCAAAACCAGTACCAGCAAAAACTGGAGCACAAAACCAAAAGTGGTAGTGAAAAAGGTAAATGACCTTTGAACCAGCTGACTTGCTAAAGGTTGAAGTTGTTGAATCAGGCTCTCAACATCCGGTAGGTAAGGAGTCATCTGTTTGGGAACGCGGGTTCGCAGCTGCTCAACCCAAAAATCTGAACGCGCTAAACCCTTGGGGAATAACTCTATCAATTGTTGAAACTCATTAGCAAAAGTTGGCACAATCAGCCCGAAAAAGCCAACAATGACCGTCAGCAAGATAATAAAAGACAGCAGTACCGCCCAGCCTCGAGACAAGCGCGACCGCTGGAACCTTCGAGCAAGGCGATTTAAGGCAGTGGCTAATACGACTGCAGCAAACACCAATAACAGTACTTGCCGAACTTGCCACAGGATATACAAAGAAATAACTAGGGCTAATAGACCGAGCCATTGACCTAAATTCACGGTACTGACTCCCAGCTGCAAACAGATGCAATTCTTAATTTAATGCAGCTAGATTAGCGAATTTTGGCTTATTAGTGTAACTATCATCAGTTAGGTCTGAGTATTCAAAATACCAATTAATGGGACTAAATAATTCTTTCTTCCCTCGCCCCTCGCCCCTCGACCCTTTTTAATGAGCTTGTAATCTTCGCCAAAAGAGAGCGATCGCCATCACTAAAGTTGGCATAAATACGATTGCCAACACGATAGTCGGCGTTACCGAAATAGAGAGAGTAGAACCACCGTACTTAATCAAAAACGACAGCACGGTTGAGAGCAATAGCACTTCGAGAATAAATCCAGACTGGTTTTTCAATCTCTCAAAAGGGTTCATACAATACCTCTCTCATTCATTTTTTTCCCCCTAACCCCTAACCCCCTTCTTCTGAAGTACGGCAATACGATGGGCAGTTGGAGTAGACACCGAACCGAGGCGATCGCACTTATTTTTTCCAATACCCATAAACTGAAAGCGTAAAAGTAATCAAAAATGCCTGTAGAAACTAATAATAAGCGCTCAAACAAACCGCCTGATATTGTTGACTTTACTTTTACTGCTCAACTTTATCATTCCTAGCTTTGGTCCTCAAACACCACAAGTTGCATATAGTGCCCATTTAACAGCAACACTAGCATCTACAACAAAAGTGTTCAACGCTGCCGCTCCTCACGGACAAGTTCAGTGCTGTCGCTAAAAGCCCGACCAGCATATCTAGCTCTGGCTTGTTCCAGTTTTTCTGTAGCTTCAGTCATAGCAACCGCCCGTTCAACAGCTTCAGTATTAACTGCCTGCTCTAGAATAGCGATTAACTCCTGATTCAACGACCGACCATGCCGCTGAGAGAGGCTTTTGAGCTTCTCAAGCAGGAGTGGATTGAGATTTTCTATAGAACCTATTTGAGATCTCTGATGAAAAGCTAAGATCAGAAATAAATGCCGTACTCCAGCAGCTTAACTGACAAAGAGTGGGAGCTCATCGAGCCATTAGTGCCCCAAAAGAAGAAAACCAGGCCACCTTGCTGGACAAAGCGGCAAATCTTGGATGGCGTCTTTTATCAACTTAAGAATGGTTGTAATTGGGGTGACCTGCCCAAAGACTTGCCACCCTACTCGACGGTATTCTGGCATTACAAGCAGTGGCGTGCGGATGGCGTTCTCGAACAGATAATGACGAGATTGCATTCGCAGGTGCGGCAACATGTCAAAAAAAACAAAAATGGACGCGGTTACTAATCGTTGACTCACAAGCGGTGAAAAACACCTGTAGTGCTAGTATCGAGTCCAAAGGGTTCTGCCATTACAAATGCACTAATGGCATCAAACGCCATCTCGCCGTCGATCCTCTAGGGTTGCCGTTTTTTACCCACTGCACTCCTGCTAATGTGTCCGATGACCAAGGCTTGATTGAACTGCTAAGCAATCACCTGGATTACTTTCGAGCCAAGCCCGTCAACGTCCCCAAAATCACCATTTTGCTCGACCATGGCTATCACCCAAACACCATCACCGCTGCCCTACAAAAACTTTATCCTCAGATGATGACCAAGCTCAGGTTTGAACTGGCACCCAAGCCCACGAAAGCCGAAAAGGCAGCCCAAGGTCACTCTGGATTTGTTCGAGTAGCAACCCGATGGGTGATTGAGCGGTCTAATTCTTGGATGGAACGATGTAAGAGTTTGGTCAAAAACTTTGAGAAAACGTTGGTCAATGCCACAGCTAAACTCAACCTTTGTTTGCTCAGACTGATGCTCAAACGGCTATCAAATGGATAGATGTCAAATGGCTTCTATACTCTGTCTCTAACTCAATTTTGTGAATATTGTTTACGAAAACCAATCGCTTTTCTAAAAGTAAAGCCACAGCGTTGATTAATATCTTGAAGCTCAAAATCGTCGATTTTGTAGTTTGCAGACACGCTCTAATCTTACGAGGTTTCAAAGAAAGACGATAACAAATTCCACACTTGGCTAATGCACAACTAGCTGAAAACCATAGATTTTTGTAGTTAGCAGACAAAAACTCAACGGAGGTATCATATGTCTGAAAAATCCAGTTTTCCTATCCCAAACAACATTCAAGCAGACGAAACGACAGGGCGGTACATCATCACCTTTCGTGACGACAGAGTGACTGAAGGCTTGCAGGCTCTAAGGGAAGTGGGCATGACTGAACTGCCCAGCGCTGCCGATTTCCCTGAATCTGCTACGGACATGGCACAAATTGAAGCTGCTGGCGGGATGGTATTCCCAACCCTTGGTATGGCTGTCGTCACCCTGGAAGAAGACGCTTTGAACAGAGTGACAGCGGCGGCGGAGGAAGATTCCCCCATCCTAGACATCGAGCCGGAACGCATTTTCTAC
This window of the Chroococcidiopsis sp. CCMEE 29 genome carries:
- a CDS encoding DUF3288 family protein encodes the protein MASTSENKEQQHPLYNRDRAIVDSLLSATPTDYNVAELARLRIRYHGFPGARDIQTDLDKVMQLWGFTETALYEKTRQIHAAEPVYQGRARKGEEEDWS
- the ilvN gene encoding acetolactate synthase small subunit, with the protein product MKHTLSVLVEDEAGVLTRIAGLFARRGFNIESLAVGEAEQGGVSRITMVVPGDDRVIEQLTKQLYKLVNVLKVQDITEIPCVERELMLLKVNATSSNRAEIVEIAQIFRARVVDVAEDSLTLEVVGDPGKMVAIVQVLQKFGLREVARTGKIALTRESGVNTELLKSQEAKV
- a CDS encoding transposase, whose translation is MVDSQAVKNTCSASIESKGFCHYKCTNGIKRHLAVDPLGLPFFTHCTPANVSDDQGLIELLSNHLDYFRAKPVNVPKITILLDHGYHPNTITAALQKLYPQMMTKLRFELAPKPTKAEKAAQGHSGFVRVATRWVIERSNSWMERCKSLVKNFEKTLVNATAKLNLCLLRLMLKRLSNG
- a CDS encoding site-specific integrase, with the protein product MAKASKGTVVVEKFKHRLRLRWRVTGERYCLSLGLPDTKESRKLAEVKARQIELDIISGNFDSTLTKYKPQSLVQSRPVAIVNLITCGELFQQFIDYKAKFLHPRSLDRYKTTLKYLQQFHCKDTSRISLADKPAIHLEQSCSEQFNLWLKSKNAERARKERLILLSACWVWGKTQGIVETNPWQDLQKQVREVPKQPPKPFTKDEVRAILAAFKTHLQYKHYADFVEFMFLTGVRTAEAIGLRWQHISEDFASVWIGESLSRGVRKSTKTNKARYIPLNDKLKTLLRARVPQDYQPDDLVFPSPDGLPIDDHNFRNRAWVKILEQAGVEYRKPYNTRHTFVSMCLEAGMNPVVVASITGHDVQTLYRNYAGCVVSRPSVPELF
- a CDS encoding BON domain-containing protein; this encodes MSWLKRLFGIQKPQTAQVNPSQAQQPSTATQSIPPERMGLNGEYDQSGLAKRVALAFDQDPTLDDIETLYVAQAGSTVVLKGKVPDQQILNKMVSVARGVQGATGVETNQVTIG
- a CDS encoding alpha/beta fold hydrolase, with translation MISQHWQQRVGSQRDWVWRGWQTRYTYIRPDQPRQKTTPLILLHGFGTSIGHWRQNLAVLGEYHTVYALDMLGFGGSEKAPVSYKVELWVEQVYDFWRTFIRQPVVLVGNSIGSLVSLAAAARHPDMVQGVVMMSLPDPSLEAEAIPAFLQPVVAAVKCVVASPAVLKTLFRLVRRPSIARRWASLAYANPAAVTDELIEILIGPAQDRGSAQAFYATVKAVTSAESGLSVKTVLPTLEIPILLIWGQQDRMVPPVFARQFANYNPNVQLLTLENAGHCPHDECPELVNPAILTWIDKYFNGANGSAAGLVPIVQKV
- a CDS encoding AI-2E family transporter, with translation MNLGQWLGLLALVISLYILWQVRQVLLLVFAAVVLATALNRLARRFQRSRLSRGWAVLLSFIILLTVIVGFFGLIVPTFANEFQQLIELFPKGLARSDFWVEQLRTRVPKQMTPYLPDVESLIQQLQPLASQLVQRSFTFFTTTFGFVLQFLLVLVLTLMLLSQPQPYRQAFIRLFPSFYRRRVDEILTRSEVALSRWLTEIVFSMTTIAVLSGIGLWLLGIPLVLAQAALAGILTFIPHIGSAMSVVPPIAIALLDDPWKSFAVLALYIGIYQLESKLLTPYFMVRQVSLLPAVTLFSQVFFATFFGFLGLLLALPLTIVGQVWLQEILIKDVLDQWGNNSKKTEIIFVSRPTESTTDEILTDSQVNQDNPIIDEGKKGNN
- a CDS encoding Arc family DNA-binding protein, yielding MILAFHQRSQIGSIENLNPLLLEKLKSLSQRHGRSLNQELIAILEQAVNTEAVERAVAMTEATEKLEQARARYAGRAFSDSTELVREERQR
- a CDS encoding transposase, whose translation is MPYSSSLTDKEWELIEPLVPQKKKTRPPCWTKRQILDGVFYQLKNGCNWGDLPKDLPPYSTVFWHYKQWRADGVLEQIMTRLHSQVRQHVKKNKNGRGY